From the genome of Vicia villosa cultivar HV-30 ecotype Madison, WI linkage group LG2, Vvil1.0, whole genome shotgun sequence, one region includes:
- the LOC131653185 gene encoding uncharacterized protein LOC131653185 has product MSSKINFSSPQIPCKFHTKKPNLLKRNTIITSSFSSSEKQQKTLSTTIETPSNDNKDYSINFKTKSACKLGISRYPDFEYDAEGGIGNGFGAKATQTQNQNSNEILVSFDLETLYIPSLTSSTTKFLGLSLPPFLRIDIVPEAFQGSINQESGKVDLEFKAKFLFSAGRIYKAPPLIVKTVLTSEESKGTMKSGRGMRLDEEGKCRLVGVATIDPINDFIMNSFLGLPTECLAELNAVISISSAS; this is encoded by the exons ATGAGTTCTAAGATAAACTTCTCAAGCCCCCAAATACCATGCAAATTCCACACCAAAAAACCAAATCTTCTAAAAAGAAACACTATCATCACCTCTTCCTTTTCCTCAagtgaaaaacaacaaaaaacccTTTCCACCACAATTGAAACTCCATCAAATGATAATAAGGATTACTCTAtcaatttcaaaacaaaaagtgCTTGCAAGCTTGGAATTTCAAGGTATCCTGATTTCGAATATGATGCTGAAGGAGGAATAGGCAATGGTTTTGGTGCAAAGGCAACACAAACACAAAATCAAAATAGCAATGAGATTCTTGTTTCATTTGATCTTGAAACTTTGTATATTCCATCATTAACAAGCTCTACTACTAAGTTTCTTGGATTGTCATTGCCACCATTCTTGAGGATTGATATTGTTCCAGAAGCTTTCCAAGGAAGTATTAATCAAGAATCTGGCAAG GTTGATCTTGAGTTTAAGGCCAAGTTCTTGTTTTCTGCTGGTAGAATCTATAAGGCTCCACCATTGATTGTGAAGACAGTGTTGACATCTGAGGAATCAAAGGGGACAATGAAGAGTGGAAGAGGCATGAGATTGGATGAAGAAGGAAAATGCAGACTTGTTGGTGTGGCAACAATTGATCCTATTAATGATTTCATTATGAATTCCTTCCTTGGCCTGCCAACTGAATGTCTTGCTGAATTAAATGCTGTCATCTCCATTTCTTCAGCATCATAA
- the LOC131653184 gene encoding ABC transporter B family member 28 isoform X2 encodes MGVLYALEPIFTVIFVINMNIVWEKVMAALRAQIFGRLLIQKVEFFDKYKVGEITSLLTSDLGSLKNIVGENVSRDRGFRALSEVTGTIIILFTLSPQLAPILGILMIAVSISIAIYKRSTLPVFQAHGLAQASISDCITETFSAIRTVRSFSGEKRQMFMFANQVLSFESSGIKLGTFKSINESLTRVAVYISLTALYCLGGSKVKAGQLSVGTMASFIGYTFTLTFAVQGLVNTFGDLRASFAAVERINSVLSGVQVDDALAYGLERELKQKAGNDENYKLFFSNSSDEKNQNSHLHYMSALKTSSNVFSLAWSGDICLEDVYFSYPLRPDVEILRGLNLRLKCGTVTALVGASGAGKSTIVQLLSRFYEPTRGCITVGGEDVRTFDKSEWARVVSIVNQEPVLFSVSVGENIAYGLPDDDVSKDDVIKAAKAANAHDFIISLPQGYDTLVGERGGLLSGGQRQRIAIARALLKNAPILILDEATSALDTVSERLVQDALNHLMKGRTTLVIAHRLSTVQNAYQIALCSDGKVAELGTHFELLAKKGQYASLVGTQRLAFE; translated from the exons GTAGGTGAAATCACTAGTTTGTTGACGTCTGATTTGGGTTCTCTTAAAAACATCGTTGGTGAGAATGTTTCAAGGGATCGCGGATTCAGGGCATTATCTGAG GTCACTGGGACAATAATCATACTTTTTACTTTATCCCCTCAACTGGCTCCAATTCTGGGTATTCTGATGATAGCAGTTTCCATTTCAATTG CTATCTACAAGAGATCAACTTTGCCTGTTTTTCAAGCACATGGGTTGGCTCAAGCTTCTATATCGGATTGTATAACTGAAACATTTTCTGCTATTCGAACA GTTCGATCCTTTAGTGGAGAAAAGCGGCAAATGTTTATGTTTGCTAACCAG GTTCTATCCTTCGAATCGAGTGGTATAAAGCTTGGAACTTTCAAATCTATTAATGAATCCCTGACTAGAGTTGCTGTTTATATTTCTTTGACTGCGCTATATTGTCTCGGAGGAAGCAAAGTTAAGGCG GGTCAACTCTCTGTTGGAACTATGGCATCTTTTATTGGATATACTTTCACTTTAACATTTGCG GTTCAAGGATTGGTTAATACATTTGGAGATCTTCGTGCAAGTTTTGCGGCTGTTGAGAGGATCAACTCTGTTCTATCTGGAGTTCAAGTTGATGATGCCCTTGCCTATGGCTTAGAAAGAGAACTGAAACAAAAGGCAGGGAACGATGAGAACTATAAACTGTTCTTCTCTAATAGTTCTGATGAGAAAAACCAAAACAGCCATTTGCATTACATGTCGGCATTAAAAACATCAAGCAACGTGTTTAGTTTAGCTTGGTCTGGAGATATTTGTCTTGAAG ATGTGTATTTCTCTTACCCTTTAAGGCCAGATGTGGAAATTTTACGCGGATTAAATTTAAGACTAAAATGTGGAACTGTAACTGCACTGGTGGGCGCTAGTGGTGCAGGAAAAAGTACGATCGTACAGCTATTGTCTCGTTTTTATGAG CCAACAAGAGGTTGTATAACAGTTGGTGGAGAGGATGTTCGAACATTTGACAAAAGTGAATGGGCTCGGGTTGTCTCTATCGTAAATCAA GAACCTGTTTTGTTTTCGGTGTCTGTTGGAGAAAATATTGCATATGGACTTCCTGATGACGATGTTTCTAAAGACGATGTGATTAAGGCAGCAAAAGCAGCAAATGCTCATGACTTCATAATTTCACTTCCTCAG GGCTATGATACACTTGTTGGTGAGCGCGGAGGCCTACTGAGCGGGGGACAGAGGCAG AGAATTGCCATTGCCCGAGCTCTCCTGAAGAATGCTCCCATCCTAATACTTGATGAG GCTACAAGTGCTCTGGATACCGTCAGTGAACGCTTAGTCCAAGATGCTCTCAACCATTTGATGAAGGGGAGGACAACATTAGTCATAGCTCACAGGTTAAGCACAGTTCAAAATGCTTATCAAATTGCACTCTGTTCCGATGGGAAGGTTGCAGAACTAGGCACTCATTTTGAGCTATTAGCTAAGAAGGGCCAATATGCTTCACTAGTTGGCACTCAAAGGCTTgcttttgaataa